TACAACGAGGAGCTCGCTGCCACTGCTCTCAGCACTGCCCGCATCTACGACAGCATCTACGTCCGCCACTGGGACTACTACCTCGACACCACCTTCAATGCGGTCTTCTCCGGAAAACTGCGAAGAAGCCAGCACTCGCGCTTCGTCTCTGCTGGGGGATTGAAGAACCTCGTCTCCCCGGTGAAGAACGCCGAGTCGCCATACCCTCCGTTTGGAGGCGCGTCCGACTATGACATCTCGGCCGATGGCAAATGGGTCGCATACAAGAGCAAGGCTCCTGATGTCCCCCAGGCCAACTACACTACTGCCTACATCTACCTCGTTCCTCACGATGGTTCGGAGACTGCTGCTCCCATCAACGGACCGGATAATGCTCCCAAGGGCATCGCAGGCGACTCCAACAACCCTGCCTTCTCGCCCAACGGCAAACGCCTGGCTTACTTCCAGATGGAAGAGGATACCTACGAGGCCGACCGCCGTGTGATATACGTCTACGACGTCGCGTCAAAGAAGATCACCGCCCTCGCAACAGACTGGGACAGCTCACCCGACTCTCTCAAGTGGACTGACGACCGGACTATCGTTGTCGGCTCCGAAGACCAGGGCAGCGGcaacctcttcctcgtccctGTTGAGAAAGCAACTGGCCATGACTTTGCACCTGACAAACTCACCAAGGGCAAGTTCGCGTCTGCTTACTATCTCTTGCCGAAcaagaccctcctcgtcaccggATCAACCCTGTACTCGAGCTGGTACGTCGACACTGTCAGCCTCGACCCCAAGAAGGGCGTGCTAAAGACACTCGCCTCCGCGCACGAAATCGACCCCGAGCTCAGCGGCCTTGGACCTAAGGATATCGACGATATCTGGTTCACCGGAAACTGGACTGACGTAGGCACTACCTGACTTATCAATTAACAAATTCTAACGCACGGATAGATCCACGCCTGGGTAATCTACCCCGAAGGCTtcgacaagagcaagaaataTCCTCTCGCCTACCTAATCCACGGCGGTCCCCAAGGCGCCTGGTACAACTCCTGGAGCAGCCGGTGGAACCCCAAGGTCTTCGCCGACCAGGGCtacgtcgtcgtcgccccAAACCCAACTGGGTCTACGGGATACGGCGATGAACTCACCGACGCCATCCAGAACAACTGGGGTACGCTTCCACCATACCACAAACTCGTACTAGCTATGCTAACTAATTAACGACAGGCGGCGCCCCCTACGAAGACCTCGTCAAAGGCTGGGAATACATCCGCGACGAACTCCCCTACATCGACACCGAGAACGGCGTGGCAGCGGGCGCCTCGTACGGCGGATTCATGGTAAACTGGATCCAGGGCAGCGATCTAGGCCGAAAATTCAAAGCGCTTGTAACCCACGACGGGACATTCGTCGCAGACGCCAAGATCTCAACGGAGGAACTGTGGTTCATGCAGCGCGAGTTCAACGGCACGTTCTGGGGCGCGAGGGAGAATTATCGACGGTTTGACCCGAGTGCCCCTGAGCGCATTCTGCGGTTTGATACGCCGCATCTGGTTATCCATAATGATTTGGATTATCGCTTGCCGGTGGCGGAGGGGCTTTCGTTGTTTAATGTCCTCCAGGAGAGGGGGGTGCCGAGTCGGTTTTTGAACTTTCCGGATGAGAATCATtggtatgtttctttctttctttttatgTTTGTTCAGGTGTGCTAATTAATGTAGGGTTACAAACCCCGAGAACAGCCTTGTCTGGCACCAGCAGGTCCTTGGCTGGTTGAACAAGTACTCTGGCGTTGGAGAGAGTAGTGAGGATGCCATCAGCTTGGAAGATACCGTTGTGCCGGTTGTTGATATCAACCCGCCTGCCTGATCGGCCCTGGACATAGCCAGTATAGTACATAGTGCTAGTAATTCATACGATGCCATTCAAGTATCAAAATGGAGTGCTGACCCGTAATATTGCCACGGTATATCCGAGACGTCATAAGTACCGTCCACATTGACGAGATGTATCAGTGTGATTTCTCTATCGATAAGGAACTCTACCGTATACCATGCTCGGCGcttctattatataatctatgTTCCGATAGTGCGGgttaatgaacttgaattgaATTCAATGTTCCGATAGTAAGTTTGCAAGCTATAACGGTTGGGTAAAAGAAATTCCAGA
The nucleotide sequence above comes from Aspergillus puulaauensis MK2 DNA, chromosome 3, nearly complete sequence. Encoded proteins:
- the dppV gene encoding dipeptidyl peptidase DppV (CAZy:CE10;~COG:O;~EggNog:ENOG410PHIG;~InterPro:IPR001375,IPR011042,IPR029058,IPR011659;~MEROPS:MER0000263;~PFAM:PF00326;~SECRETED:SignalP(1-18);~go_function: GO:0008236 - serine-type peptidase activity [Evidence IEA];~go_process: GO:0006508 - proteolysis [Evidence IEA]), with amino-acid sequence MAAFRWLSLAAAASAVLALTPEQLISAPRRSEAIPNPSGTVAIFSSSQYSFDSHESSSSWSLLDIKSGNIRPLTNNSDVSEVVWLTDSTVLYINGSNANIPGGSELWVSEVSRFGSGYKAASLPAAFSGLKIATTGSGDVNFIANAKSYPNGTAYNEELAATALSTARIYDSIYVRHWDYYLDTTFNAVFSGKLRRSQHSRFVSAGGLKNLVSPVKNAESPYPPFGGASDYDISADGKWVAYKSKAPDVPQANYTTAYIYLVPHDGSETAAPINGPDNAPKGIAGDSNNPAFSPNGKRLAYFQMEEDTYEADRRVIYVYDVASKKITALATDWDSSPDSLKWTDDRTIVVGSEDQGSGNLFLVPVEKATGHDFAPDKLTKGKFASAYYLLPNKTLLVTGSTLYSSWYVDTVSLDPKKGVLKTLASAHEIDPELSGLGPKDIDDIWFTGNWTDIHAWVIYPEGFDKSKKYPLAYLIHGGPQGAWYNSWSSRWNPKVFADQGYVVVAPNPTGSTGYGDELTDAIQNNWGGAPYEDLVKGWEYIRDELPYIDTENGVAAGASYGGFMVNWIQGSDLGRKFKALVTHDGTFVADAKISTEELWFMQREFNGTFWGARENYRRFDPSAPERILRFDTPHLVIHNDLDYRLPVAEGLSLFNVLQERGVPSRFLNFPDENHWVTNPENSLVWHQQVLGWLNKYSGVGESSEDAISLEDTVVPVVDINPPA